One Nicotiana tomentosiformis chromosome 4, ASM39032v3, whole genome shotgun sequence genomic window carries:
- the LOC138910018 gene encoding uncharacterized protein, translated as MSWVLDAEIHLDGMGLEDVIKNKNKVSTQDYAKALIFSRHHLDEGLKIEYFTVKYPFILWNGLKERYDNLKLVTLPQARYDWAHLRLQDFKSLSEYNSAMFRITSKLKLCRDSITDYDMLEKIFTIFHASNIVLQQQYKENGFKKYSELISLLLVVERNNDLLMRNHENRPTRSTPLPEVDEVYSHYAKRGKGRGPIRGRCRGRGQGRNFPSVNQPQRKITTKSGKEKMRSQRQNGSEIECYRCGGKRHWANICRTPRHLVELYQASLKNKGPKANFVCDNEFDIINLDVTYFFEHPDGKIDHLIGDGSVIKDD; from the coding sequence atgtcatgggtgttggatgctgaaatccATTTAGATGGAATGGGTCTTGAAGAcgtcattaaaaataaaaataaagtatcTACCCAAGACTATGCTAAGGCCTTGATTTTCTCGCGTCATCATCTTGATGAAGGATTGAAAATAGAATATTTTACAGTCAAATATCCATTTATTTTGTGGAATggcttaaaggaaagatatgacaacttaaagttggtcactcttccacaagcacgatatgattgggCTCATCTGAGGCTCCAAGACTTTAAGTCTCTTTCTGAATACAATTCTGCGatgttcagaattacttctaaattgaaactctgTAGAGATAGTATCACtgactatgatatgcttgaaaaaatATTCACAATATTTCATGCCTCCAATATAGTCCTGCAACAACAATACAAAGAGAACGGTTTCAAGAAGTACtctgagttgatttctcttctccttgTGGTTGAACGAAACAACGACTTGCTCATGAGAAATCACGAAAATCGACCCACTAGGTCTACACCATTGCCTGAAGTGGATGAGGTGTATTCCCATTATGCTAAGCGTGGAAAAGGTCGTGGCCCTATTCGTGGTCGTTGCCGTGGTCGTGGACAAGGAAGAAATTTTCCTAGTGTTAATCAAccccaaagaaaaataaccaccaaaagtgGAAAGGAAAAGATGAGAAGCCAAAGGCAAAATGGTTCGGAAATTGAATGTTATCGTTGCGGTGGAAAAAGGCATTGGGCAAATATTTGTCGTACACCGAGACATTtagttgagctttatcaagcttCTTTAAAGAATAAAGGCCCTAAAGCTAATTTTGTCTGTGACAATGAATTTGACATCATCAACTTGGATGTGACATATTTCTTTGAGCACCCTGATGGGAAAATAGACCACTTGATCGGTGATGGATCCGTGATTAAAGATGATTGA